The following proteins come from a genomic window of Actinomarinicola tropica:
- a CDS encoding GNAT family N-acetyltransferase produces the protein MPRTVRNAPERNRYELVEGEEVLGFADYHDRGDALVFPHTVIDPSQRGRGLGAILVRGALDDVRAQGRKVVPSCWFVAEFIGLHNDYQDLLAEPKG, from the coding sequence ATGCCCCGCACCGTCCGCAACGCACCCGAGCGCAACCGCTACGAGCTCGTCGAGGGCGAGGAGGTGCTCGGCTTCGCCGACTACCACGACCGTGGCGACGCCCTCGTGTTCCCCCACACGGTGATCGACCCGTCGCAGCGGGGGAGGGGCCTCGGGGCGATCCTCGTGCGCGGCGCCCTCGACGACGTTCGCGCACAGGGTCGCAAGGTGGTGCCGTCGTGCTGGTTCGTCGCCGAGTTCATCGGCCTCCACAACGACTACCAGGACCTCCTCGCCGAACCGAAGGGGTGA
- a CDS encoding DUF1800 domain-containing protein, producing the protein MPTPTADVAHLLRRAGFGAPTARVATLAAEEWADLVDLLLDAGPAPADPYPGTGTTSSWNAFVAMIQAWIDRMANGPTPLLEKMTLIWHGHLTTSLSKTYEPAWLWEQNRVLRRNALGNLRTMLKEVAVTPAMLDYLDNRHNRVGAPNENWARELMELFVLGAGSGYTQDDVVAMSRAWTGHTIDGATRTYRFRSDRHDSGQKTLLGVTRNWDGPEAIDHLLDGPLRMTAARFVARKVFAHLAHPSPSSGTVDALATTFAASDWDIRTLVRSILLHADFRSTAARQGLVRAPVEFAAAVTRCSGLPVGTVHPEWWLHDMGQRPFDPPNVSGWRQNEYWLTTSAMGVRFKMARNVTWGLYEDPNFLPGFESGTPTQVVSAVCDRFEVTPSPATRTRLEAQVSELRAAGHSWAVRPNLITLVMVTPEFNLA; encoded by the coding sequence GTGCCCACACCGACGGCGGATGTCGCCCACCTCCTGCGCCGTGCCGGGTTCGGCGCGCCCACCGCCAGGGTGGCGACGCTGGCCGCGGAGGAGTGGGCCGACCTCGTCGACCTCCTGCTCGATGCGGGGCCGGCTCCCGCCGACCCCTATCCCGGCACCGGCACCACCTCGAGTTGGAACGCGTTCGTCGCGATGATCCAAGCGTGGATCGACCGGATGGCGAACGGCCCCACGCCGCTGCTCGAGAAGATGACGCTGATCTGGCACGGGCACCTGACCACGTCGCTGAGCAAGACCTACGAGCCGGCCTGGCTGTGGGAGCAGAACCGGGTCCTGCGCCGCAACGCCCTCGGCAACCTCCGCACGATGCTGAAGGAGGTGGCGGTCACCCCGGCGATGCTCGACTACCTCGACAACCGCCACAACCGCGTCGGTGCGCCGAACGAGAACTGGGCGCGCGAGCTCATGGAGCTGTTCGTCCTCGGGGCCGGTAGCGGCTACACCCAGGACGACGTGGTCGCCATGTCCCGCGCGTGGACCGGTCACACGATCGACGGCGCGACCCGCACCTACCGCTTCCGCTCCGATCGCCACGACAGCGGGCAGAAGACGCTCCTCGGTGTCACCCGCAACTGGGACGGGCCGGAGGCGATCGACCACCTCCTCGACGGGCCGTTGCGGATGACCGCAGCGAGGTTCGTCGCGCGGAAGGTCTTCGCCCACCTCGCGCACCCGTCCCCGAGCAGCGGCACGGTCGACGCGCTCGCCACGACGTTCGCGGCGTCGGACTGGGACATCCGCACGCTCGTGCGCAGCATCCTCCTCCACGCCGACTTCCGGTCGACGGCGGCACGCCAGGGGCTCGTGCGCGCGCCGGTCGAGTTCGCCGCCGCCGTCACGCGGTGCAGCGGGCTGCCGGTCGGGACCGTCCACCCCGAGTGGTGGCTCCACGACATGGGCCAGCGGCCCTTCGACCCGCCGAACGTGTCCGGTTGGCGCCAGAACGAGTACTGGCTCACCACCTCGGCGATGGGCGTGCGGTTCAAGATGGCCCGCAACGTCACCTGGGGCCTGTACGAGGACCCGAACTTCCTGCCCGGCTTCGAGAGCGGCACCCCGACCCAGGTGGTCAGCGCCGTCTGCGACCGCTTCGAGGTGACGCCGTCGCCGGCCACCCGCACCCGGCTCGAGGCGCAGGTCTCCGAGCTGCGCGCTGCGGGGCACTCCTGGGCCGTGCGCCCGAACCTCATCACGCTCGTGATGGTCACCCCCGAGTTCAACCTGGCATGA
- a CDS encoding DUF1990 family protein, which produces MLRLNRPTPEDLREVARRRGGEEPTFARLGASLLGEAVDGYVHDDASVVLGHGDATFDAARTVVRRFGAQRGAGIQVADGAEVRPGAAVAMAAPLPLGWILAVCRVVEVVDEPDRYGFSYVTLPLHPEEGEEAFLVERGAAGEVRFRVVAWSRARWWPARLAGPVARRLQVRALRRYLTAVQEAVA; this is translated from the coding sequence GTGCTCCGCCTGAACCGCCCGACGCCCGAAGACCTGCGCGAGGTCGCCCGGAGGAGGGGCGGCGAGGAGCCGACGTTCGCACGGCTCGGAGCGTCGCTCCTCGGGGAGGCCGTCGACGGGTACGTGCACGACGACGCGTCGGTCGTCCTCGGCCACGGCGACGCGACCTTCGACGCCGCTCGCACGGTGGTGCGGCGATTCGGCGCGCAGCGTGGCGCAGGCATCCAGGTGGCCGATGGCGCGGAGGTCCGCCCCGGCGCCGCGGTCGCCATGGCCGCGCCCCTCCCCCTCGGCTGGATCCTCGCGGTGTGCCGGGTCGTCGAGGTCGTGGACGAACCCGACCGCTACGGCTTCAGCTACGTCACGCTTCCCCTGCACCCCGAGGAGGGCGAGGAGGCCTTCCTGGTCGAGCGGGGGGCTGCCGGCGAGGTGCGCTTCCGGGTCGTGGCCTGGTCCCGGGCGCGGTGGTGGCCGGCCCGGTTGGCCGGCCCGGTGGCGCGGCGCCTCCAGGTCCGTGCGCTCCGCCGGTACCTCACCGCCGTGCAGGAGGCGGTGGCCTGA
- a CDS encoding ABC transporter substrate-binding protein, giving the protein MRTRSGLWRLLALLLAFSLVAAACGDDDGDDEGSGSETTEAGEGEGEGEGEGEEVEANFDTESLTIGTLLPETGQLAFLGPPMVEGVNMAIRDINEAGGVLGSDVTLIQGDDGTDPDVANTTVDRLIGTEGVNAIVGAAASGITRQVVDKITGAGVLQCSPSNTAADLRGAGNDGFYFRTAPSDDLQGPVLAEYVIDDGYANIAVLVRADEYGAGFADFLVPALEEGGATVVYNEQYDPQATNFDAEVQAIAAENPDAVVLISFEEGVQIAQAMIEAGIGPDTVPLYIADGLASGDLGERINADDPSVAFGIKGTQPSAAPESGASFFPDAFAEFAPDTDVIYSSQAYDCAILIALAAEAAGSADPAEIRDNMEAVSTGGTKCSTFAECMELLADGEDIDYDGASGPIELDGSDPSVGSYDLYEYGEDGEQTVLRQVVAEVE; this is encoded by the coding sequence ATGCGCACCCGTAGCGGACTGTGGCGGCTGCTCGCGCTCCTCTTGGCCTTCTCGCTCGTCGCGGCTGCGTGCGGCGACGACGACGGAGACGACGAGGGCAGCGGCTCCGAGACCACCGAAGCCGGCGAGGGTGAGGGCGAGGGCGAGGGCGAGGGCGAAGAGGTCGAAGCCAACTTCGACACCGAGTCCCTGACCATCGGCACGCTCCTCCCCGAGACCGGGCAGCTGGCCTTCCTCGGCCCACCCATGGTCGAGGGCGTCAACATGGCCATCCGTGACATCAACGAGGCCGGCGGCGTGCTCGGCAGCGACGTCACCCTGATCCAGGGCGACGACGGCACCGACCCCGACGTGGCCAACACCACCGTCGACCGGCTCATCGGCACCGAGGGCGTGAACGCGATCGTCGGTGCGGCCGCCTCGGGCATCACCCGCCAGGTCGTCGACAAGATCACCGGTGCCGGCGTGCTCCAGTGCTCGCCGTCCAACACCGCGGCGGACCTCCGCGGCGCGGGCAACGACGGCTTCTACTTCCGCACGGCGCCGTCCGACGACCTCCAGGGCCCGGTGCTCGCCGAGTACGTCATCGACGACGGCTACGCCAACATCGCCGTCCTGGTCCGTGCCGACGAGTACGGCGCCGGCTTCGCCGACTTCCTCGTGCCTGCGCTCGAGGAGGGTGGCGCCACCGTCGTCTACAACGAGCAGTACGACCCGCAGGCGACCAACTTCGACGCCGAGGTCCAGGCCATCGCGGCCGAGAACCCCGACGCCGTCGTGCTCATCTCCTTCGAGGAGGGCGTGCAGATCGCCCAGGCGATGATCGAGGCCGGCATCGGCCCCGACACCGTGCCCCTCTACATCGCCGACGGCCTGGCCAGCGGCGACCTCGGGGAGCGCATCAACGCCGACGATCCGTCCGTCGCCTTCGGCATCAAGGGCACCCAGCCCTCGGCTGCTCCGGAGAGCGGTGCGTCGTTCTTCCCCGACGCCTTCGCCGAGTTCGCGCCGGACACCGACGTGATCTACTCCTCGCAGGCCTACGACTGCGCCATCCTGATCGCGCTCGCCGCCGAGGCCGCTGGTTCGGCCGACCCGGCGGAGATCCGCGACAACATGGAGGCCGTGTCCACGGGCGGCACCAAGTGCAGCACCTTCGCCGAGTGCATGGAGCTGCTCGCCGACGGTGAGGACATCGACTACGACGGCGCCTCCGGCCCGATCGAGCTCGACGGCAGCGACCCGAGCGTCGGCTCGTACGACCTGTACGAGTACGGCGAGGACGGCGAGCAGACCGTGCTCCGCCAGGTGGTCGCCGAGGTCGAGTAG
- the larE gene encoding ATP-dependent sacrificial sulfur transferase LarE encodes MADELDAALGRLRTSLAEHDVVYVAFSGGADSAFLAAVAHEVLGPERAVAVTAVSPSLAALERDDCQAFTSELGMRWIEVETDEMEQVAYRRNDGDRCYWCKDALMRAVLPIAEDGAVVALGVNLDDLGDHRPGQRAAAEAGAAFPLVDAGFTKAMVREASRRMGLPTWDKPAAACLASRIPYGTSVSVAVLGRVERAERALRAMGFDALRVRHYDDTARLEVPVERFDEVVARAEEVVAAVEACGYRYVTLDLAGLRSGNLNQALG; translated from the coding sequence ATGGCTGACGAGCTCGACGCTGCGCTCGGTCGGCTCCGGACGTCGCTCGCCGAGCACGACGTCGTCTACGTCGCGTTCTCGGGCGGCGCCGACTCCGCCTTCCTCGCGGCGGTCGCCCACGAGGTGCTCGGCCCGGAGCGTGCCGTCGCCGTCACGGCGGTGTCGCCGTCGCTCGCCGCGCTCGAGCGCGACGACTGCCAGGCGTTCACGTCCGAGCTCGGCATGCGCTGGATCGAGGTCGAGACCGACGAGATGGAGCAGGTCGCGTACCGGCGCAACGACGGCGACCGGTGCTACTGGTGCAAGGACGCGCTGATGCGTGCCGTCCTGCCCATCGCCGAGGACGGCGCGGTCGTCGCCCTCGGCGTGAACCTCGACGACCTCGGCGACCACCGGCCGGGCCAGCGGGCGGCGGCCGAGGCCGGCGCGGCGTTCCCGCTCGTCGACGCCGGGTTCACGAAGGCGATGGTCCGGGAGGCGTCGCGGCGCATGGGCCTCCCCACCTGGGACAAGCCGGCGGCCGCCTGCCTCGCCTCACGCATCCCTTACGGGACGTCGGTCAGCGTGGCGGTGCTCGGCCGGGTCGAGCGCGCCGAGCGTGCGCTGCGCGCCATGGGCTTCGATGCGCTCCGGGTCCGGCACTACGACGACACGGCGCGGCTCGAGGTCCCGGTCGAGCGCTTCGACGAGGTGGTCGCCCGCGCCGAGGAGGTCGTCGCTGCCGTCGAGGCCTGCGGCTACCGCTACGTCACCCTCGACCTCGCCGGTCTCCGCTCCGGCAACCTCAACCAGGCTCTGGGCTGA
- a CDS encoding DUF1501 domain-containing protein, translated as MLPADIETAPALAHLSLDGAAVDADRSTGLSRRAFLQGALAAGAVGVALPSWVVEAAGAAPLAPTEGVLVVVLMGGGNDGLNMVVPFQDGAYYDRRGGLAIPLANVRPLAGSDVGLHPALGGLAQRYAAGQVAVVQGVGYPSPDLSHFTSMANWMSGRPGQIPTSGWLGRHLDAAPAGAVKGVAIGSGVPLHVNGVTHRSVSFPVGSPPPGATTASWDRRMFDSIAATGTSTGRGALADAIGRTCSAMIATAREVAPAYTPPPPTTKLVGDLTLAAQLINIDVGVRVVTVSYGDFDSHANQASMHQDRMEELDAAISAFWSALAPAQAARVTLMTFSEFGRRVQANGSNGTDHGTAGPMLLMGPRVKGGVYGAAPSLTSLDRSGNPIATSDFRQVYAEVLDRWLAGDANEVLGGTFAAHGLFASVPSDPPPSPPPGSTPPPTSPPPSGGAGGFVDVSPQAFYAGPVAWLATEGITTGVGGSDRFAPDAPVTRAEMVTFLWRFAGEPAVGGAIPFSDVRDGLFHSTAVRWAAREGITTGVSGSDRFAPDAHVTRGEMATFLWRYARQPSPGRRAAFVDVDRGAFYAVPVDFMAENGITTGVGGSNRFEPGSRVTRGEMATFLWRFDRAGYRAR; from the coding sequence GTGCTGCCCGCTGACATCGAGACCGCACCCGCCCTCGCGCACCTCAGCCTCGACGGCGCAGCCGTCGACGCCGACCGGTCCACGGGGCTGAGCCGCCGTGCCTTCCTGCAGGGGGCCCTCGCCGCCGGCGCGGTGGGGGTCGCGCTCCCGTCCTGGGTGGTGGAGGCGGCGGGCGCCGCCCCGCTCGCACCGACCGAGGGCGTCCTCGTCGTCGTCCTGATGGGCGGCGGCAACGACGGGCTCAACATGGTCGTGCCCTTCCAGGACGGCGCCTACTACGACCGTCGTGGCGGCCTCGCGATCCCGCTGGCGAACGTGCGTCCGCTGGCCGGGTCGGACGTCGGTCTCCACCCCGCCCTGGGGGGACTGGCCCAGCGGTACGCCGCCGGTCAGGTCGCCGTGGTCCAGGGCGTCGGCTACCCGAGCCCGGACCTCTCCCACTTCACCTCGATGGCCAACTGGATGTCGGGCCGACCTGGTCAGATCCCCACCTCGGGTTGGCTGGGCCGGCACCTCGACGCCGCCCCCGCCGGAGCGGTCAAGGGCGTCGCCATCGGGTCCGGCGTGCCCCTGCACGTCAACGGCGTGACCCACCGATCCGTGTCGTTCCCCGTCGGCTCCCCGCCCCCCGGCGCGACGACGGCGAGCTGGGACCGACGGATGTTCGACTCCATCGCCGCCACCGGCACCTCGACCGGTCGTGGCGCGCTCGCCGACGCCATCGGGCGCACCTGCTCGGCCATGATCGCCACGGCTCGCGAGGTGGCCCCCGCGTACACCCCGCCGCCTCCCACCACGAAGCTCGTCGGTGACCTGACCCTCGCGGCGCAGCTCATCAACATCGACGTGGGCGTCCGGGTCGTCACCGTCAGCTACGGCGACTTCGACTCCCACGCCAACCAGGCGTCGATGCACCAGGACCGGATGGAGGAGCTCGACGCGGCGATCAGCGCGTTCTGGTCCGCCCTCGCGCCGGCCCAGGCGGCGCGCGTGACGCTGATGACGTTCTCGGAGTTCGGACGGCGCGTCCAGGCCAACGGCTCGAACGGGACCGACCACGGCACCGCCGGCCCCATGCTCCTCATGGGGCCGCGCGTGAAGGGCGGCGTCTACGGCGCCGCGCCGTCGCTCACCAGCCTCGACCGCAGTGGCAACCCGATCGCGACGTCGGACTTCCGACAGGTCTACGCCGAGGTGCTCGACCGGTGGCTGGCCGGCGATGCCAACGAGGTGCTCGGCGGGACGTTCGCCGCCCACGGGCTCTTCGCCAGCGTGCCGAGTGATCCGCCGCCGTCGCCGCCACCGGGGTCGACCCCGCCGCCGACCTCGCCGCCGCCGTCCGGCGGCGCCGGGGGGTTCGTCGACGTGTCCCCGCAGGCGTTCTACGCCGGCCCGGTCGCGTGGCTCGCGACCGAGGGCATCACGACCGGTGTCGGCGGCTCCGACCGGTTCGCCCCCGACGCCCCTGTCACCCGGGCCGAGATGGTCACGTTCCTGTGGCGCTTCGCCGGTGAGCCTGCGGTCGGCGGGGCCATCCCGTTCTCGGACGTGCGCGACGGGCTGTTCCACTCCACCGCCGTCCGCTGGGCGGCGCGCGAGGGCATCACCACCGGGGTGTCCGGGAGCGACCGCTTCGCCCCCGACGCCCACGTCACCCGCGGCGAGATGGCGACGTTCCTCTGGCGCTACGCCCGTCAACCATCGCCGGGCCGGCGCGCCGCGTTCGTCGACGTCGACCGGGGCGCGTTCTACGCCGTGCCCGTCGACTTCATGGCCGAGAACGGGATCACGACGGGCGTCGGCGGCTCCAACCGCTTCGAACCTGGCAGCCGGGTCACCCGCGGCGAGATGGCCACGTTCCTCTGGCGCTTCGACCGGGCCGGGTACCGGGCCCGCTGA
- a CDS encoding aminotransferase family protein has protein sequence MASNDRYPIIPGPVALHVVRTEGRHLVTADGRRILDAGGGALVTNIGHGRAEVAEVAARAMQQVTYVLPPWPTDARVELVHRVLDEWMPPSITRAGFTSGGSESVDTAIRLARQHHLSAGRRDRWKVIGRRPSYHGVTVASLAVGGHDDRRAGFEPLFPGFPHVPWDDADALDAAIREAGVDTVAAFIAEPIVGSSAGALVADEGYWRRVEEICREHGVLLIVDEVMTGFGRTGRRMGLEHWDIEPDIVVGGKGLSGGYAPIGGVYATDAVVDPIAAAGDSLMFFTYGAQDVACAVASAVLRILDEEDLVARAATQGEALRRRLDDALGDHPHVAEVRGRGLMLGVDLVADRDGDVRFPREAGVFRRVVAESLARDVWIYPSSSGPDAPDAVMFGPAFTVTDEELDTMVEVLVASIDAAVAAFRPG, from the coding sequence ATGGCCAGCAACGACCGCTACCCGATCATCCCCGGCCCGGTCGCTCTCCACGTCGTGCGCACGGAGGGGCGCCACCTCGTCACCGCCGACGGTCGGCGGATCCTCGATGCCGGTGGTGGAGCCCTCGTCACGAACATCGGCCACGGTCGTGCCGAGGTGGCCGAGGTGGCCGCCCGGGCGATGCAGCAGGTCACCTACGTCCTGCCGCCGTGGCCGACCGACGCCCGCGTCGAGCTCGTCCACCGGGTCCTCGACGAGTGGATGCCGCCCTCGATCACCCGTGCGGGGTTCACGAGCGGCGGCTCCGAGTCCGTCGACACCGCCATCCGCCTGGCCCGCCAGCACCACCTGAGCGCCGGCCGTCGGGACAGGTGGAAGGTGATCGGCCGGAGGCCCTCGTACCACGGGGTCACGGTGGCGTCGCTGGCCGTGGGTGGCCACGACGACCGCCGCGCCGGTTTCGAGCCGCTGTTCCCCGGGTTCCCCCACGTGCCGTGGGACGACGCCGACGCCCTCGACGCCGCGATCCGGGAGGCCGGGGTCGACACCGTCGCCGCGTTCATCGCCGAGCCGATCGTCGGGTCCTCGGCCGGGGCGCTCGTCGCCGACGAGGGGTACTGGCGCCGGGTCGAGGAGATCTGCCGGGAGCACGGCGTCCTGCTGATCGTCGACGAGGTGATGACCGGGTTCGGTCGCACGGGCCGGCGCATGGGGCTCGAGCACTGGGACATCGAGCCGGACATCGTCGTCGGCGGCAAGGGCCTCTCCGGCGGCTACGCACCGATCGGCGGCGTGTACGCCACCGATGCGGTGGTCGACCCGATCGCCGCGGCGGGCGACTCGCTGATGTTCTTCACCTACGGGGCGCAGGACGTCGCCTGCGCCGTCGCGAGCGCCGTCCTCCGGATCCTCGACGAGGAGGACCTCGTCGCCCGTGCCGCCACCCAGGGCGAGGCGCTGCGCCGGCGGCTCGACGATGCGCTCGGCGACCACCCGCACGTCGCCGAGGTCCGCGGCCGAGGCTTGATGCTCGGGGTCGACCTCGTCGCCGACCGTGACGGCGACGTCCGGTTCCCGCGCGAGGCCGGCGTCTTCCGACGTGTCGTCGCCGAGTCCCTGGCGCGCGACGTGTGGATCTATCCGTCCTCGTCGGGACCGGACGCGCCCGACGCGGTCATGTTCGGGCCCGCGTTCACCGTCACCGACGAGGAGCTCGACACCATGGTGGAGGTCCTCGTCGCCTCGATCGATGCCGCCGTCGCTGCCTTCCGACCCGGCTGA
- a CDS encoding alanyl-tRNA editing protein: METELLFLRDAYLREVDAEVIDVDHDERTLALDRTVFYPTGGGQPHDTGVLADLPVVDVRKEGGLVWHRLGGEAPVPGRGATVHGEVDWDRRHALMRTHSALHVLCGVIWNEWGVPVTGGNMEPLSARMDFEFNPLPEGFKERVDELVAAEIAADRPIEVSFLPRDAALEDADLIRTKVNLIPETVREIRVVDIVGCDKQADGGTHVRSTGEIGGVRIVKTENKGKGNKRLRIEVVDG; encoded by the coding sequence ATGGAGACCGAGCTGCTGTTCCTGCGCGACGCCTACCTGCGGGAGGTCGACGCGGAGGTCATCGACGTCGACCACGACGAGCGGACCCTGGCGCTCGACCGGACGGTGTTCTACCCGACCGGCGGCGGACAGCCCCACGACACGGGCGTCCTCGCCGACCTGCCGGTCGTCGACGTCCGCAAGGAGGGAGGCCTCGTGTGGCACCGCCTCGGCGGCGAGGCGCCGGTGCCGGGGCGCGGTGCCACGGTCCACGGCGAGGTCGACTGGGACCGCCGCCACGCGCTCATGCGCACGCACTCCGCCCTCCACGTCCTCTGCGGCGTGATCTGGAACGAGTGGGGCGTGCCGGTCACCGGCGGGAACATGGAGCCGCTCTCGGCTCGCATGGACTTCGAGTTCAACCCGCTGCCCGAGGGCTTCAAGGAGCGGGTCGACGAGCTGGTCGCGGCGGAGATCGCCGCCGATCGACCGATCGAGGTCTCGTTCCTGCCGCGGGACGCCGCGCTCGAGGACGCCGACCTGATCCGCACCAAGGTGAACCTCATCCCCGAGACGGTGCGGGAGATCCGCGTCGTCGACATCGTCGGCTGCGACAAGCAGGCCGACGGCGGCACGCACGTGCGGTCGACCGGCGAGATCGGCGGCGTGCGCATCGTCAAGACGGAGAACAAGGGCAAGGGCAACAAGCGCCTCCGCATCGAGGTCGTCGATGGCTGA
- a CDS encoding ABC transporter ATP-binding protein — translation MPADAALASVEPTPGVAKPDPILVVDDVSRSFGGLRAVDVTHLEVQRGTITSVIGPNGAGKTTLFNLLTGFDDADSGRWTLDGTALHRRRPHNIARAGMVRTFQLTKALSKMTVIDNLMLGATDQVGEGMISALLPFRWGSQETEVRERADRLLERFRLAHMRDEYAGTLSGGQRKLLEMARALMVEPKVILLDEPMAGVNPALVQSLLGHVTDLRDEGVTVIFIEHDMDVVMGISDWVVCLAQGAVISEGLPQAVGSDPKVIDAYLGGHHGDGGDL, via the coding sequence GTGCCCGCTGATGCCGCCCTCGCCTCGGTCGAGCCCACCCCCGGTGTGGCCAAGCCCGACCCCATCCTCGTCGTCGACGACGTCAGTCGCAGCTTCGGGGGCCTCCGCGCGGTCGACGTGACCCACCTCGAGGTCCAGCGAGGCACGATCACCTCGGTCATCGGCCCGAACGGGGCGGGCAAGACCACGCTGTTCAACCTGCTCACCGGCTTCGACGACGCCGACTCCGGTCGCTGGACGCTCGACGGCACCGCCCTGCACCGGCGCCGTCCGCACAACATCGCCCGTGCCGGGATGGTGCGCACGTTCCAGCTTACCAAGGCGCTGTCGAAGATGACGGTCATCGACAACCTCATGCTCGGTGCCACCGACCAGGTCGGGGAGGGGATGATCTCCGCCCTGCTGCCGTTCCGCTGGGGCAGCCAGGAGACCGAGGTGCGCGAGCGGGCCGACCGCCTGCTCGAGCGGTTCCGCCTGGCCCACATGCGCGACGAGTACGCCGGCACCCTGTCGGGCGGTCAGCGCAAGCTGCTCGAGATGGCGCGGGCGCTGATGGTCGAGCCGAAGGTGATCCTCCTCGACGAGCCGATGGCCGGCGTCAACCCGGCACTCGTCCAGTCGCTCCTCGGGCACGTGACCGACCTGCGCGACGAGGGCGTCACCGTGATCTTCATCGAGCACGACATGGACGTGGTCATGGGCATCAGCGACTGGGTGGTCTGCCTGGCCCAGGGGGCGGTCATCTCCGAGGGGCTGCCCCAGGCGGTGGGTTCGGACCCGAAGGTCATCGACGCCTACCTCGGTGGGCACCACGGGGACGGAGGCGACCTGTGA
- a CDS encoding DUF427 domain-containing protein, protein MEPQRIEPGPGQESVWDYPRPPRVEPTDAHVVVRFAGVVVADTRHALRVLETSQPPAFYLPPDDVDLALLEPSTTRTVCEWKGSAVYHSIRVGDRLAVDAAWSYPRPTPRFEAIRDHLALYPQRVDECLVDGERVLANEGSFYGGWITSRVVGPFKGAPGTAHW, encoded by the coding sequence GTGGAGCCCCAGCGGATCGAGCCCGGCCCGGGTCAGGAATCGGTCTGGGACTACCCGCGCCCGCCGCGCGTCGAGCCGACGGACGCGCACGTCGTCGTGCGGTTCGCGGGCGTCGTCGTCGCCGACACCCGGCACGCCCTCCGCGTCCTCGAGACCAGCCAGCCGCCGGCGTTCTACCTGCCGCCCGATGACGTCGACCTCGCGCTGCTCGAGCCCTCCACCACCCGCACGGTCTGCGAGTGGAAGGGCAGCGCCGTCTACCACTCGATCCGCGTGGGCGACCGGCTGGCGGTGGACGCGGCGTGGAGCTACCCACGGCCGACGCCGCGGTTCGAGGCGATCCGCGACCACCTCGCCCTCTACCCCCAGCGTGTCGACGAGTGCCTGGTGGACGGGGAGCGCGTCCTCGCCAACGAGGGGTCGTTCTACGGCGGCTGGATCACGTCGAGGGTCGTCGGTCCGTTCAAGGGCGCACCGGGGACGGCCCACTGGTGA
- a CDS encoding ABC transporter ATP-binding protein, translating to MSETVLVAEDVVAGYLPGLDILTGCNFTLADGELVGIIGPNGAGKSTLLKSMFGLVTIRSGHVRLRGEEITNLEAHALVAKGVGYVPQTNNVFPNLTIRENLEMGIYQAPKLFDERFEIVTGLFPLLGERREQRAGFLSGGERQMLAMGRALMMQPSVLLLDEPSAGLSPANQDEVFRQVKLINASGVSVVMVEQNARRCLQIADRAYVLDQGRNAYEGSGDGLLHDPKVVELYLGTLAQKD from the coding sequence GTGAGCGAGACGGTCCTCGTCGCCGAGGACGTCGTCGCCGGCTACCTGCCGGGCCTCGACATCCTCACCGGCTGCAACTTCACGCTGGCCGACGGCGAGCTCGTCGGCATCATCGGCCCCAACGGGGCCGGCAAGTCGACGCTGCTCAAGTCGATGTTCGGGCTGGTGACCATCCGCTCGGGGCACGTGCGGCTCCGGGGCGAGGAGATCACCAACCTCGAGGCCCACGCCCTCGTCGCCAAGGGCGTCGGCTACGTCCCCCAGACGAACAACGTGTTCCCGAACCTCACGATCCGCGAGAACCTCGAGATGGGCATCTACCAGGCGCCCAAGCTGTTCGACGAGCGGTTCGAGATCGTGACGGGCCTCTTCCCGCTCCTCGGCGAGCGGCGCGAGCAGCGGGCGGGCTTCCTGTCCGGCGGCGAGCGCCAGATGCTCGCCATGGGGCGGGCGCTGATGATGCAGCCGTCGGTCCTGCTGCTCGACGAGCCGTCCGCCGGCCTGTCGCCGGCCAACCAGGACGAGGTCTTCCGGCAGGTGAAGCTCATCAACGCGAGCGGCGTGTCGGTCGTGATGGTGGAGCAGAACGCCCGTCGGTGCCTGCAGATCGCCGACCGGGCCTACGTCCTCGACCAGGGGCGCAACGCCTACGAGGGCTCGGGCGACGGGCTGCTCCACGACCCGAAGGTCGTCGAGCTCTACCTCGGCACGCTGGCCCAGAAGGACTGA